Proteins from one Triticum aestivum cultivar Chinese Spring chromosome 7A, IWGSC CS RefSeq v2.1, whole genome shotgun sequence genomic window:
- the LOC123151158 gene encoding uncharacterized protein, with the protein MGNCQAAEEATVVVQHPGGGRVERLYWATSAAEVMRANPGHYVALVTLRVTEGGGQQQRRGAVRLTRVKLLKPRDTLQLGHAYRLIAVDEVTRAVQARKEEKTRRAQRQRQQAAGGPASAGDDQSLMDDGLDQLEQQDRDGHPGSSTKGSRHRQWRPSLHSIAEVSS; encoded by the exons ATGGGCAACTgccaggcggcggaggaggcgacggTGGTGGTGCAGCACCCGGGCGGCGGGCGGGTGGAGCGGCTCTACTGGGCCACCAGCGCCGCCGAGGTCATGCGCGCCAACCCGGGCCACTACGTCGCGCTCGTCACCCTCCGCGTCACCGAGGGGGGCGGCCAGCAGCAGCGGCGCGGCGCGGTGCGGCTGACGCGGGTGAAGCTGCTCAAGCCCCGGGACACGCTGCAGCTCGGCCACGCCTACCGCCTCATCGCCGTCGACGAGGTCACCAGGGCCGTGCAGGCCAGGAAGGAGGAGAAGACCAGGCGggcgcagcggcagcggcagcaggccGCCGGGGGGCCCGCCTCCGCCGGCGACGACCAGTCCCTCATGGACGACGGTCTCGATCAG TTGGAGCAGCAGGACAGGGATGGCCACCCGGGCAGCTCGACGAAAGGCTCGAGGCATCGCCAGTGGCGCCCGTCTCTGCACAGCATCGCCGAAGTCAGCAGCTGA